The window AAAGCCGATGATAAATTTGACGTGATTGTATTGTCGCGCAAAAACTGTACTTACAGCTATTATGCAGACCCGATGTATGTGTTTATGGACGAAGAGTTCAACCAATACGAAATTGAAGCGGAAAACATTGGCGATGCGTTGAAGTTTATCGTAGACGGTATGGAAGACGTGTGTGAAGTTACCTTCTATGAAGGCAATCCGATTTCTGTGGAACTGCCTACCATTATCGTGCGTGAAGTGGAATACACCGAACCTGCGGTAAAAGGCGATACTTCGGGCAAAGTGATGAAAACCGCGCGTTTGGTTGGCGGTACCGAAATTCAAGTGATGGCGTATGTGGAAAACGGCGATAAAGTGGAAATCGATACCCGTACCGGCGAATTCCGCAAACGTGCTTAATGCTTAATCATTAAAATAGACGCCCGCTGTGAAAAACAGCGGGCGTTTTTGTGTATGCCGTGTGCCTTAAATTACGCGGGCAAGGTTGCGGCTCAAACGCAGCTTGGGTGCAGCAGGTGCGGCTTGCGGCGCAGCTGGGTTGCCAAAGAAAATATCTTTGCCTGCAGCGGCTGGAGTGCTGTTTTGAGCAACCGGTGCAGCAGCTTCTGCGGGCTGACGGCTGAAAAACAGCGGCAGATTGTCGGTGGCAGGAACAAACGCACCTTCAATTTGTGCGGTTTCCACTACGCTGCTGTCGGCAGCATACAGCAGGGCATCGGTGCTGTCGGTGTAGTAGTCTTCCGCATCTGCCGAGGCTTTAAACAGGGCAGGGCGACCGCCGTGCAGGGCTTCCACACGCACTTTTGCCATGCCTTGTTTGACAAAACCCAAACGGGCGGCAGCGGCTTTAGACAAATCAATCACGCGTTTGCCGTGGAAAGGTCCGCGGTCGTTGATGCGTACAATCACGTTTTTGCCGTTATCCAGATTGCTGACGCGTACCACCGTACCCAGCGGCAGGGTTTTGTGGGCAGCGGTTAGGGCGTGCATATTGTAACGTTCGCCGTTGCTGGTTTTTTTACCGTGAAACCCCGGACCGTACCAAGAGGCTTTGCCGGTTTGGACAAAGTTTTTGGCACTTGCCAAGGGGTGATAACGCACGCCTTTAACCACATAGCTGCGTTGGGTGGCTTTTTGGGCGCGTTTGGTTTTCAGTGCCTGTTTCACGGGTTTGACAGATTGCGCCCGCACGGTAAAGGTGGGTGCAGCTTGGGCGCGGTTAATCAATGCCGTACCGATTAACATCAGGGCAATCACGACTATAAAGAAAATATCTTGTTTTTTAGACAAGGGGTCATCCAATTCTTGAGTTGTTGAAGTGGGTAAAATCAGACGGGTTTACACGCCGCCGCGGTAGTCCAGCTGCCGCCATGCTTCAAAAATGGTAACGGCAACGGTGTTGGATAAATTCATGCTGCGGCTGTTCGCCATCATGGGGAGGCGGATTTTGCGTTCGGGCGGCAGGCTGTCGAGAATCTCGGCAGGCAGTCCGCGTGTTTCCGGACCGAACACAAACACATCGCCTTCGCCAAAACCTGCTTGGTCGGGGCGTGCCGTGCCTTTGGTGGTCAGCGCGAAAATCCGTTTGCCTGCCAGCTGCTGCAGGCAGTCGGCAAAACTGTCGTGTACCACCATATCGGCAAACTCGCGGTAATCCAAACCCGCGCGGCGCATTTTGGCGCTGTCGAGCGGAAAGCCCAAGGGTTTGACCAAATGCAGCTTGCAGCCGGTA is drawn from Conchiformibius steedae and contains these coding sequences:
- the efp gene encoding elongation factor P, with the protein product MKTAQELRAGNVFMIGNDPMVVQKTEYIKGGRSSAKVSMKLKNLLTGAASETIVKADDKFDVIVLSRKNCTYSYYADPMYVFMDEEFNQYEIEAENIGDALKFIVDGMEDVCEVTFYEGNPISVELPTIIVREVEYTEPAVKGDTSGKVMKTARLVGGTEIQVMAYVENGDKVEIDTRTGEFRKRA
- a CDS encoding septal ring lytic transglycosylase RlpA family protein translates to MSKKQDIFFIVVIALMLIGTALINRAQAAPTFTVRAQSVKPVKQALKTKRAQKATQRSYVVKGVRYHPLASAKNFVQTGKASWYGPGFHGKKTSNGERYNMHALTAAHKTLPLGTVVRVSNLDNGKNVIVRINDRGPFHGKRVIDLSKAAAARLGFVKQGMAKVRVEALHGGRPALFKASADAEDYYTDSTDALLYAADSSVVETAQIEGAFVPATDNLPLFFSRQPAEAAAPVAQNSTPAAAGKDIFFGNPAAPQAAPAAPKLRLSRNLARVI
- the trmL gene encoding tRNA (uridine(34)/cytosine(34)/5-carboxymethylaminomethyluridine(34)-2'-O)-methyltransferase TrmL, which encodes MFSIVLYQPEIPPNTGNIIRLCANTGCKLHLVKPLGFPLDSAKMRRAGLDYREFADMVVHDSFADCLQQLAGKRIFALTTKGTARPDQAGFGEGDVFVFGPETRGLPAEILDSLPPERKIRLPMMANSRSMNLSNTVAVTIFEAWRQLDYRGGV